The Acidobacteriota bacterium region CCGACACCTGCTCGCCGGGAACGCCCTCCACCGCCTCGCCCCGCTTGGCCGCCTCGGCCTGCTCCCGCGAGAGGCTCAGTTCCCGCTGAATCGTGTCGGAGTACTGGTTGCCCCCGATGGAGATGTCTCTCCAGAACACCGAGGTCCCGTCCTGCAGGATCGAAACGCTGGTCACGGAAGCTCCGATGTCGATCAGGGCCGCCGACGGGGGCATCTCGTCGCGGTAGTTGACCTCGAAGCAGTTGAGGGCGGCGAAGGTGCCCACGTCCACCGTCGCCGGCTCCAGGCCGGCCTGACCGATGACGGAAGTGTAGTCGTCGATCTTGTCCTTGCGGGCCGCGACGAGAATCACGTCCATGTTCCCCTCGCCGGCCAGGGAGGATCCCTCGAGCACGTGGTAGTCCAGGGAGACCTCCTGCATGTTGAAGGGGATGTACTGCTCGGCCTCCCAGCGGATCTGTTCGGCGAGTTCCTGCTCACTCATGGTGGGCAGGTTGATCCGCCGGATGATCACCGACGGCCCGCTGAGAGCCGTGGCGACGCGCCGGTTGCGGATCTTGCCATAGGTCCAGATCCGCCTGAGAGTCTCCACCACCAGGCCGGCATCCATGATGGTGCCGTCCACGATGGCTTCCTGGGGCAAGGGCTCGGTGGCGATGGACTGGACCTCCCAGCCCTTGTTTCTCCCGAGATCCTTGAGCTCGACCACCTTGATGGAGCTGTCGCCGATGTCGAGCCCCACCAGGTCCTTCGACCGCCCAAAGAGCATCCGTCAACCTCCGCAGGATCCGCCAGCCGCTGGGCTGCCGCCGGACGGGACCGAAAGTAAGCGATACAGACAGGGCCGGTCAAGGCGGCCTCAGGCAAACCTGGACAATTAAAGGCTCATTCGAACCATTTCGTCCACCGATCCTGCCAGATTCGCTCCTGCTCGGAACCCGCCGGAGCTTTCCCTGGAGCCCCGGATCTTCCTCTCGCAGCCGCCGGAAATGCCCTGTCGTCAGGCGGAAGACAGGGCCCCCAAGAATCCGGCAGGCCTTCTCGCGGCGAATATAGGTCCCCCGGGGACCACGGCAAGCCGGGCCTCGGCACCCGTTCCCCGGCCGGGAAGACGAGAAAGAGGAAAAGAGGAAAAGCGGAGAGGGGGGGCGGATTCAGTCGACCCGGGCGACGGCGTCGATCTCGACCAGGGCGTCCTTGGGCAGACGGCTGACCTCCACCGCCGCCCGAGCCGGCCGGTGGGTGCCGAAGAACTCCTGGTAGACCTCGTTCATCTCATCGAAGCCGTCGAGATCCGCCAGGTAGACCTGGCACTTGAGCACCTGCTCGAGGCTGCTTCCCGCCGCCTCCAGCACGGCCTTGAGGTTGCTCAAGACCCGGCGAGTCTGGCCGGCCACCCCTCCGCCCACCATCGCCCCGGTGGCGGGATCGAGGGCGATCTGGCCCGAACAGAAGACGAGCTGGCCGGCTACCACGGCCTGGCTGTAAGGGCCGATGGCGGCAGGCGCCTGAGTCGTAGCCACGGTCTTGATCGTCATCCGCTGTCCTCCTCGAAAAAACCGTTGTCCCGCCGGCGCCCTCAGGAGCGGGCCTGGCGCGGAGAGATGCGGGTCACCCGGCGCACACCCTCGATGCGGCGGATCCGCTCGATCAGGCGCTCGACCTGCCGCCGGTTCTCCACCTCGGCAATGATCGTAATGGTCCCCTGACCGTCGTCGCTCACCCCCGCGTCGGCATGCCGGATGTTGATCTTCTCCTGCTCGAGCAGATCGGCGACCCGGGCCAGGCGCCCCGGGCGATTGGCGGTTTCCACCCGGATGCCGACCTCGAAGCGGTCGGTCTCGCTGCCCGAGGCCCACGCCACCTCGATCCGCCGGTCCTCATCGACCAGCAAGGCTTCCAGGTTGGGGCATTCTTCGGTATGCACCGAAACCCCCCGCCCCCGGGTGACATAGCCCACGATCGCATCCCCCGGAATCGGGTTGCAGCAGCGTGCCAGGTTGACCATGGTATCGCCCAGGCCGTGAACCAGGACCTTGTCCCGGTTACGGCCCAGCACCCGGCCCACCCGGCGGAAAAGGGATGAACCGGCCGACTCCCGGGCCCCGGTGGGCACCGCCAGGGAGACGAAGTGGGCCGGGGTGATCTTTCCCGTGCCCAGGGCGGCGAGCAGGTCATCCATGCTCGCCAGCTTCAAGGTCCGCAGGGCCTGGTCGCGCCCCTCCTCGGGTAGGGCCTTGGGGCGCAAGCCCAGTTTGCGCAGCTCCTTTTCCAGCATCGAGCGCCCCAGCTCGATCGATCGCTCCCGCTCGACCCGCCTGAGATAGGCGCGGATCTTGGCCCGAGCGCGCCCCGTACGAACCACCGTCAGCCAATCCCGGCTGGGCTTCCCATCGGCCTGGGTCAGGACCTCGACGATGTCTCCGTTGGCCAGCGGCGTCTTCAGCGGCACCAGGCGCCCGTTGACCTTGGCCCCCATGCAGCGGTGCCCCACCTCCGTGTGAATCGCGTAGGCGAAATCGATCGGCGTGGCGCCGGCGGGGAGGTCGATGACCTTGCCCCGGGGCGTGAAGACGTGGACGTCGTCCTGGAACAGGTCGCGCATCAGGTTGCGACTGAACTCCCGCGGTTCGCTGACGTCACCCTGCCAATCCTTGACCGCGCGAAGCCACTCGGCCCCGGCGGTCTCTTTCTCGGTCAGCTGGCCGCGCTCCTTGTATTTCCAGTGGGCCGCGATGCCGTGCTCGGCCAGCTCGTGCATCTCCCGGGTACGGATCTGGACTTCGAAGGGCAGCCCCTTTTCGGACATGACGGAGGTGTGCAGGGACTGGTAGAGGTTGGGTTTGGGAACGGCGATGTAGTCCTTGATCCGGCCCGGCACGGGGGGCCAGATGGAATGGATGATCCCCAACGCACCGTAGCAGTCCTTGACCGACCTGGTGATCAGGCGAAAAGCCAGGACATCATAGACCTCGTCCACGTCGATGCCCTGGTCCTGCATCTTCTTGTGGATCGAGAAGACGCTCTTGATCCGGCCGCTGATTTCGGCCTCGATCCCGCTCTCCCGCATTTTCTCTTCCAGCACCCGGCCGACGTCGCGGATCAGCGTGTCGATCAGATCCCTGCGAGCGGCGAGGTGGGCGTGAAGATCCTGGTAGATCTCGGGCTCCCCGAAACGCAGGGACAGATCCTCGAGTTCCGACTTGATCTGTCCGAGCCCGAGCCGATTGGCCAGGGGGACGTAGATCTGCAGGGTCTCGCCCGCGATGCGCTGCTGCTTGTGCGGGGGCAGGTGGCCCAGGGTCCGCATGTTGTGCAGGCGGTCGGCCAGCTTGACCAGCACCACCCGCACGTCGTCCACCATCGCCAGGATCATCTTCCGCAGGTTGGCGGCCTGCCGATCGGCATCGGTGGCGAACTCCAGCTTCTTCAGCTTGGTCACACCATCGACCAGCTGGTAGATCCCCTCGCCGAAACGCTGCTGAAGTTCTTCGGCGGTGGCCCGGGGATCGGCCGCGTCCTCGATGGTGTCGTGAAGCAGGCCCGTGGCCACGGTAGCTTCGTCCAGTTCGAGGTCGGCCAGGATGTAGGCCACGGCCAGCGGGTGGATCAGGTAGGGCTCGCCGGAGTAGCGACTCTGCCCCCGGTGGACCATCGCGGAGAAGATGTAGGCCCGGCGCAACAGCTCGGTGTCCGCCGCCGGGCGATACTGCTCCATCCTCTCCTGGATGTCTTCGAATCGAATCACGTCAGGGCTCGGCACCGACCACGCTGGATCATGGTGAATTATAGCCCGCATCGTTCATCGGCCTTCGAGTCCGGGCGCCGCGTGGACCGAAGGGTGGATGGGGATGGCGGAACCGGGCATGGGCCGGAAACACCACGGGGCGGCCCCGGCCGCCCCGCGACTGCGCACCGGCGGGAGCCGCCGGTCAGCTATTGACCTTCCTGGCCCCGCGGGGGATCCCCGACCGGGTACGGGAGAGGGTCTTGCCCGGGAAGAGCTTGCGCCAGATCAGCAGTACCGGGCTGGCGATGTAGATCGACGAGTAGGTCCCGACCACGACGCCGATGAGCAGGACAAAGGCGAAGGGATGGATCACCGGCCCACCCCAGGCATAGAGCGCGAACACCGCCAGGAGGGTCGTCAACGAAGTGATCAGGGTTCTCGAGAGGTTCTGGTTGATCGAGAGATTGATCACTTCCAGCAGCGCTCCCGAACCTCGAGCCTTG contains the following coding sequences:
- the pilM gene encoding type IV pilus assembly protein PilM, with product MLFGRSKDLVGLDIGDSSIKVVELKDLGRNKGWEVQSIATEPLPQEAIVDGTIMDAGLVVETLRRIWTYGKIRNRRVATALSGPSVIIRRINLPTMSEQELAEQIRWEAEQYIPFNMQEVSLDYHVLEGSSLAGEGNMDVILVAARKDKIDDYTSVIGQAGLEPATVDVGTFAALNCFEVNYRDEMPPSAALIDIGASVTSVSILQDGTSVFWRDISIGGNQYSDTIQRELSLSREQAEAAKRGEAVEGVPGEQVSAILGSVNEELGNEIQRTVDFVKAFAGSEAPVDAIYLTGGGSRLPGLQQALGERFGAAVHQLDPFRQVRLPARLESQFGDAGPDTAVAVGLALRKVGDR
- a CDS encoding Rid family detoxifying hydrolase; the encoded protein is MTIKTVATTQAPAAIGPYSQAVVAGQLVFCSGQIALDPATGAMVGGGVAGQTRRVLSNLKAVLEAAGSSLEQVLKCQVYLADLDGFDEMNEVYQEFFGTHRPARAAVEVSRLPKDALVEIDAVARVD
- a CDS encoding bifunctional (p)ppGpp synthetase/guanosine-3',5'-bis(diphosphate) 3'-pyrophosphohydrolase: MIRFEDIQERMEQYRPAADTELLRRAYIFSAMVHRGQSRYSGEPYLIHPLAVAYILADLELDEATVATGLLHDTIEDAADPRATAEELQQRFGEGIYQLVDGVTKLKKLEFATDADRQAANLRKMILAMVDDVRVVLVKLADRLHNMRTLGHLPPHKQQRIAGETLQIYVPLANRLGLGQIKSELEDLSLRFGEPEIYQDLHAHLAARRDLIDTLIRDVGRVLEEKMRESGIEAEISGRIKSVFSIHKKMQDQGIDVDEVYDVLAFRLITRSVKDCYGALGIIHSIWPPVPGRIKDYIAVPKPNLYQSLHTSVMSEKGLPFEVQIRTREMHELAEHGIAAHWKYKERGQLTEKETAGAEWLRAVKDWQGDVSEPREFSRNLMRDLFQDDVHVFTPRGKVIDLPAGATPIDFAYAIHTEVGHRCMGAKVNGRLVPLKTPLANGDIVEVLTQADGKPSRDWLTVVRTGRARAKIRAYLRRVERERSIELGRSMLEKELRKLGLRPKALPEEGRDQALRTLKLASMDDLLAALGTGKITPAHFVSLAVPTGARESAGSSLFRRVGRVLGRNRDKVLVHGLGDTMVNLARCCNPIPGDAIVGYVTRGRGVSVHTEECPNLEALLVDEDRRIEVAWASGSETDRFEVGIRVETANRPGRLARVADLLEQEKINIRHADAGVSDDGQGTITIIAEVENRRQVERLIERIRRIEGVRRVTRISPRQARS